The region AAAAAATGGGCTTTTTTAACCAGTGTGAGTTATACAGATTTTGACGATTTAAGAATGGGTAGTCATGGTCCAGAGGATTATCTGCGTCCTGAGTATGTGGTTACAGAAAATGGTGTAGACAGTATGGTTGAAAATTCAAATCCTAAAATTCAAAATCCTACAGGTTATAATCAGATTAATCTCTTGCAAAAGCTTAGATTTTCACCCCATGAAGATTTAAGTTACGATTTAGGGGTGTATTACTCTGCAACCTCAGACTATTCAAGATACGATAGATTAATTAGATATCAAGATGATCATTTGCGTTCTGCAGAATGGAAATATGGACCTCAGCGTTGGTTTATGTCAAATTTTCAAGTAACAAAAATAAACAGAAGCTCGAATTTTTACGATAAACTTCAAGCCAATATTACCTATCAAAATTTTCAAGAAAGTAGAATAGATAGGGATTATCAATCTATTATTAGAAATATTACAGAAGAGCAAGTAGATGCCTTTTCGTCAAACATAGATTTAGAAAAAGAACTCAGTTTAAAAACAGAATTATTTTATGGTTTAGAGTATGTTTTTAATAAAGTGCATTCTTACGGCGAACAAAAAAATATAGAGGATAATACAGTTGTTAATGCGGTTACTAGATATCCAAATGGTTCAGATTGGTCTTCAATTTCTGCGTATACCAATTTAAAATATAAGCCAAGCGATCAGTTTGTTTTTCAAACAGGGTTACGTTATAATCATGTGTTTTCTCATGCCGATTTTACAGCAAATAATGCGTTTTTAAACTTGCCTTTCGATACTGCCAAAGTTAACACAGGAGCATTAACCGGTGCCGCTGGAATTAGTTGGATTCCTGCAGAAATTATACAGTGGAAATTAAATTTTTCAACAGCATTTAGAGCGCCAAATATGGACGATATAGGGAAGGTTTTTGATTCTGAACCTGGAGCTGTAGTAGTCCCAAATGATGATATTGATCCTGAATATGCATATACCGGCGACTTGGGCGTACGTGTAAATTTAAACGATAAAGTAATTATTGATGCTGCGACTTATTACACGTATTTAGACGATGCTATTGTGCGAGGCGATTTTGAAATAAAAGGGAATACATATATAGATTATAATGGTGAATACAGTCGCGTACAAGCCATGCAAAATGCCGCCGAAGCACGTATATATGGTTTTGAAGCAGGAATACAAATACAGTTTACAACTGCTTTAAAACTAACGTCACAATATAATGTTATTGGTGGGTATGAAGTAGAAGACGGAGCACATTACCCGTTAAGACATGCTGCTCCAAATTTTGGAAACACACATTTAACTTGGCAAAAACATAAACTGACTATTGATGCATTTGCTACGTATAATGATGAGGTGTCTTATTTGGATTTAGCACCTTCTGAACAAAGTA is a window of Formosa sediminum DNA encoding:
- a CDS encoding TonB-dependent receptor plug domain-containing protein — translated: MNKTLLIALLFFIFQTIQAQKITILNSQDATPIPGVAVFNSTKTQSEISNLEGIVSLDRFKDNDVIFFKHLSFQQFSIVKSKLNTTVIYLDPSTEGLEEVLISASKFGQLKRDIPQKVLSLSSDEITFDNPQTSADLLENTGNVYIQKSQLGGGSPMIRGLSTNRLLITVDGVRMNNAIFRSGNLQNVISIDPFSIAQTEVILGAGSVVYGSDAIGGVMSFYTKKPELAYTENQVFTANSVVRYASANNEKTGHLDFNIGLKKWAFLTSVSYTDFDDLRMGSHGPEDYLRPEYVVTENGVDSMVENSNPKIQNPTGYNQINLLQKLRFSPHEDLSYDLGVYYSATSDYSRYDRLIRYQDDHLRSAEWKYGPQRWFMSNFQVTKINRSSNFYDKLQANITYQNFQESRIDRDYQSIIRNITEEQVDAFSSNIDLEKELSLKTELFYGLEYVFNKVHSYGEQKNIEDNTVVNAVTRYPNGSDWSSISAYTNLKYKPSDQFVFQTGLRYNHVFSHADFTANNAFLNLPFDTAKVNTGALTGAAGISWIPAEIIQWKLNFSTAFRAPNMDDIGKVFDSEPGAVVVPNDDIDPEYAYTGDLGVRVNLNDKVIIDAATYYTYLDDAIVRGDFEIKGNTYIDYNGEYSRVQAMQNAAEARIYGFEAGIQIQFTTALKLTSQYNVIGGYEVEDGAHYPLRHAAPNFGNTHLTWQKHKLTIDAFATYNDEVSYLDLAPSEQSKDYIYASDTNGNPYSPSWYTINLRTQYKFNSGLSCTASLENITDQRYRPYSSGISAAGRNLIVALKYTL